One genomic segment of Brassica napus cultivar Da-Ae chromosome A3, Da-Ae, whole genome shotgun sequence includes these proteins:
- the LOC125575616 gene encoding protein DETOXIFICATION 39-like → MVVPIERVERRTDLQRPLVDPTVSERKPHNDVGLESVLTESSLPYRRRVYLGACIEMKLLFRLALPAILVYLVNSGMSISARIFAGHLGSQELAAASLGNSCFFLVYGLMLGMGSAVETLCGQAYGAQRYDMLGIYLQRATIVLALVGLPMTVLYTFSYPILLLLGEPKTVSYKGSLYIAGLIPQIFAYAVNFTAQKFLQAQSVVIPSAYISGAALLLQILLTWITVYVMGMGLMGIACVLTISWWVMVVAQALYIKNSQRFRHTWTGLSSRSFQGLWGFFKLSVGSAVMICLEMWYSQILVLLAGLLKDPALSLDSLSICMAVSALSFMVSVGFNAAASIRTSNELGAGNPKSALFSTWTATFVSFVISVAEAVILLASRDYISYIFTSDADVAKAVSDLCPFLAVTVILNGIQPVLSGVAVGCGWQAFVAYVNVGCYYVVGIPIGCVLGFTFNLQAKGIWTGMIGGTLMQTLILLYVTYQTDWDKEVEKARKRLDMWDDKKNSLQN, encoded by the exons ATGGTTGTGCCAATTGAGAGAGTGGAGAGAAGAACCGATCTCCAGCGACCTTTGGTGGATCCGACGGTCTCGGAGCGAAAACCTCACAATGATGTCGGACTCGAGAGCGTTTTGACGGAGAGTAGCCTTCCTTATCGGAGGCGCGTGTACCTAGGAGCGTGCATAGAGATGAAACTACTTTTCCGGTTGGCACTTCCGGCTATACTTGTCTATTTAGTTAACAGCGGCATGAGTATCTCCGCTCGTATCTTCGCCGGACATCTCGGCAGTCAGGAACTCGCCGCCGCGTCCCTCGGAAATAGCTGCTTCTTTCTTGTCTATGGCCTCATG TTGGGCATGGGCAGTGCAGTCGAGACACTATGTGGACAAGCATATGGGGCCCAACGCTATGACATGCTTGGGATCTATCTCCAAAGAGCAACAATAGTCCTTGCTTTAGTGGGTTTGCCAATGACAGTGCTATACACCTTCTCATACCCGATTCTACTTCTGTTAGGCGAACCTAAAACAGTATCATACAAAGGTTCTTTGTACATCGCCGGACTCATCCCTCAAATCTTTGCCTACGCCGTCAACTTCACGGCCCAGAAGTTCCTCCAGGCCCAAAGCGTGGTGATCCCCAGCGCGTACATCTCAGGCGCCGCCCTTCTCCTCCAGATCTTGTTGACGTGGATCACCGTTTACGTAATGGGCATGGGCCTTATGGGAATCGCTTGCGTTCTTACTATCTCTTGGTGGGTTATGGTTGTGGCTCAAGCTTTGTATATTAAGAATAGTCAAAGGTTCAGACACACGTGGACTGGTCTTAGCTCGAGATCGTTCCAAGGTCTATGGGGTTTTTTTAAACTCTCTGTTGGCTCCGCGGTTATGATCTGTCTGGAAATGTGGTATTCACAGATTCTGGTTCTTCTCGCTGGTCTGCTTAAAGACCCTGCTCTCTCTCTAGATTCTCTCTCGATTTG TATGGCAGTTTCAGCATTATCATTCATGGTCTCGGTCGGTTTCAACGCGGCTGCAAG TATAAGAACAAGTAATGAGCTCGGAGCGGGAAATCCAAAATCGGCGTTGTTCTCTACATGGACGGCGACTTTCGTTTCCTTCGTGATCTCCGTCGCGGAGGCAGTCATCCTGTTGGCGTCACGTGATTACATTAGCTACATTTTCACGTCGGACGCTGACGTGGCTAAAGCCGTCTCTGACCTCTGCCCTTTTCTCGCCGTCACAGTTATCCTCAACGGAATCCAACCCGTCTTGTCTG GAGTGGCAGTGGGGTGTGGATGGCAGGCATTTGTGGCGTATGTGAATGTTGGTTGTTACTATGTTGTTGGTATTCCCATTGGTTGTGTTCTTGGGTTTACTTTCAATTTGCAAGCCAAG GGAATATGGACCGGGATGATTGGAGGTACCCTCATGCAAACCCTCATTTTACTTTACGTCACGTACCAAACAGATTGGgataaagag GTGGAAAAAGCTAGGAAACGATTGGATATGTGGGACGACAAGAAGAATTCTCTCCAAAATTA
- the LOC125591940 gene encoding protein DETOXIFICATION 38-like, protein MDASNEQTTERTDLQRPLVDQKPPPSDVGLESILTENSLPYRRRVYLGACIELKILLRLALPAILVYIVNSGMSISARIFAGHIGSHELAAASIGNSCFSLVYGLMLGMGSAVETLCGQAYGAHRYDMLGIYFQRATIVLALVGLPMTVLYTFSYPILLVLGEPKMVSYMGSLYIVGLMPQIFAYAVNFTAQKFLQAQSVVTPSAYISAAALFLQISLTWMTVNVMGLGLMGIAYVLTISWWVIVMAQILYITSSQRFRHTWTGLSWRSFHGLWSFFKLSVGSAVMICLEMWYSQILVLLAGLLKEPALSLDSLSICMSVSALSFMVSVGFNAAASIRTSNELGAGNPRSALFSTWTATFVSFVISLAEALAVIASRDYISYIFTSDADVAKAVSDLCPFLAVTIILNGIQPVLSGVAVGCGWQTFVAYVNVGCYYIVGDMDRDDWRYPYANPHFTVRHVPNRLG, encoded by the exons ATGGATGCGTCAAATGAGCAGACCACGGAGAGAACCGATCTCCAACGACCCTTGGTGGACCAAAAACCACCACCCTCCGACGTCGGACTCGAGAGCATTTTAACGGAGAATAGCCTTCCGTACCGGAGGCGCGTGTACTTAGGCGCATGTATAGAACTGAAAATACTTCTCAGGTTAGCACTTCCGGCGATACTTGTCTATATAGTCAACAGTGGAATGAGTATCTCTGCTAGAATCTTCGCCGGGCATATCGGCAGCCACGAACTCGCCGCTGCTTCCATCGGAAATAGCTGCTTTAGTCTCGTCTATGGCCTCATG TTAGGCATGGGAAGTGCAGTCGAGACTCTATGTGGACAAGCATATGGAGCTCACCGCTACGACATGCTTGGAATCTATTTCCAAAGAGCAACTATTGTCCTCGCTCTAGTTGGTTTGCCCATGACAGTACTATACACCTTCTCGTACCCGATTCTACTTGTGTTAGGTGAGCCCAAAATGGTCTCGTACATGGGTTCCTTGTACATCGTCGGGCTTATGCCTCAGATCTTCGCTTACGCCGTCAACTTCACGGCTCAAAAATTCCTCCAGGCCCAAAGCGTGGTCACCCCCAGTGCGTACATCTCTGCCGCAGCCCTCTTCCTCCAGATCTCGCTAACGTGGATGACCGTTAACGTGATGGGCTTAGGTCTTATGGGCATCGCTTATGTTCTGACTATTTCTTGGTGGGTCATAGTTATGGCCCAGATTTTGTATATTACGAGCAGTCAAAGGTTTAGACACACGTGGACTGGTCTTAGTTGGAGATCGTTTCATGGTCTTTGGAGTTTTTTCAAACTCTCTGTTGGTTCTGCTGTTATGATCTGTCTTGAGATGTGGTATTCGcagattcttgttcttctcGCTGGTCTGCTTAAAGAACCTGCTCTCTCTCTAGATTCTCTATCCATATG cATGTCAGTGTCAGCTTTATCCTTCATGGTCTCCGTAGGCTTCAACGCAGCTGCAAG CATACGGACAAGTAATGAGCTAGGAGCAGGTAATCCAAGATCGGCTTTGTTCTCTACATGGACGGCGACTTTTGTTTCCTTCGTGATCTCTCTCGCAGAGGCCCTTGCCGTGATAGCTTCACGTGATTACATTAGCTATATTTTCACGTCGGACGCGGACGTGGCTAAAGCCGTCTCTGACCTCTGCCCTTTTCTCGCCGTCACCATCATTCTCAACGGAATCCAGCCAGTCTTGTCCG GAGTGGCAGTAGGATGTGGATGGCAAACATTCGTTGCATATGTGAATGTTGGTTGTTACTATATTGTTG GGGATATGGACCGGGATGATTGGAGGTACCCTTATGCAAACCCTCATTTTACTGTACGTCACGTACCGAACAGATTGGGATAA